In a genomic window of Thermodesulfobacteriota bacterium:
- a CDS encoding beta-ketoacyl-ACP synthase III, with the protein MRAIISAVGHFAPDNKLTNKDLEQMVDTNDEWITTRTGIKERRILGKGKGTSFMAVKAAEMALSQRNISADELDLIIVATVSPDMPVPATAALVQKELKASNCWGFDLNGGCTGFVYALSVASQFVVNGKHQKVMVIGADKMSAIIDYEDRNTCVLFGDAAGAVLIEPSNDNLGIKDSILHMDGSGFKSLYVSAGGSLEPASPETVGKRKHFVYQDGKAVFKRAVKDMADVSIQIMKKNNLTGKDIRFLIPHQANFRIIDAVAKKMELDEDHVVVNINKYGNTTAATIPLAMSEAYQERLITKGDWIVVSAFGAGYTWGSCLIRWAME; encoded by the coding sequence ATGCGAGCTATCATTAGCGCAGTGGGGCATTTCGCTCCTGATAATAAACTTACCAATAAAGACCTTGAACAAATGGTAGATACCAATGATGAATGGATAACCACCCGTACCGGAATTAAAGAAAGAAGAATTCTGGGAAAAGGTAAAGGGACATCTTTCATGGCGGTTAAAGCAGCTGAAATGGCCCTTTCACAGAGAAATATTTCAGCGGACGAGCTGGATTTAATCATCGTGGCCACTGTATCACCTGATATGCCGGTTCCGGCAACCGCTGCCCTAGTCCAAAAAGAACTGAAAGCCTCAAATTGCTGGGGGTTCGATTTAAATGGGGGTTGCACCGGGTTCGTTTACGCTTTATCCGTCGCATCTCAATTTGTCGTAAACGGAAAGCATCAAAAAGTTATGGTGATTGGCGCCGATAAGATGAGTGCCATCATTGATTATGAGGACCGTAACACCTGTGTTTTATTTGGGGATGCCGCAGGTGCCGTCTTGATTGAGCCGTCAAATGACAATCTTGGCATAAAGGACTCTATTCTTCACATGGACGGAAGCGGTTTTAAATCTTTATATGTAAGTGCCGGGGGCAGCCTGGAACCGGCTTCACCGGAAACCGTCGGCAAGAGAAAACATTTTGTTTATCAGGATGGAAAAGCGGTCTTCAAACGTGCGGTAAAGGATATGGCTGACGTCTCAATACAGATTATGAAAAAAAATAACCTAACCGGAAAGGATATCCGGTTTCTGATTCCCCATCAGGCAAATTTTCGCATCATTGATGCAGTGGCAAAAAAAATGGAGCTGGATGAGGACCACGTGGTGGTTAATATAAATAAATACGGGAACACCACCGCCGCCACCATACCACTTGCCATGTCTGAAGCTTACCAGGAAAGGCTGATAACAAAAGGAGATTGGATTGTCGTTTCCGCATTTGGGGCAGGCTATACCTGGGGAAGTTGTCTGATTAGATGGGCCATGGAATGA
- a CDS encoding sugar phosphorylase: MGKYQNIKQLLEKIYGEEKGRRAFTKIYSLMKKYPISPKRNNGYFSQDDVILITYGDTLYKNGEKPLFTIHEFTSRFLAGTFSHIHVLPFYPFSSDDGFSVMDFFSVNPTLGSWQDIDSAGTDFKLMFDLVLNHISAKSKWFEYYLEKKEGFKDFAIEVDPSIDLSAVTRPRSLPLLTEVKKQSGEIVHVWTTFSADQIDLNFKSIDVLEKMVEVLLFYVHKGAAIIRLDAIAYLWKETGTSCIHLKQTHEVVKLFRLILDEVAPHVMILTETNVPHHENISYFGDGDNEAQMVYNFTLPPLLLYSFLKEDTSVLSNWAKGLDLKSDSNTFFNFTASHDGIGVRPLEGILPVEEIHFLVETIKNNGGRVSCKKNSDGSESPYELNITYVDALLNRKFDPDRYHAQRFLASQAIQYVLPGVPATYIHSLIGSRNWEEGVRETGVARAINRKKLRSDDVISQLENYDTFRFSIFYAYIHMIKVRKKQSAFHPNAGFDILHIDPRIFTIARYGEDQTIYALTNISSLQVSCTLKRGGVPPLMKDLLTGEMFSINSIRLNPYQFIWLTV; encoded by the coding sequence GTGGGAAAATATCAAAATATAAAGCAGTTATTGGAAAAAATATATGGTGAAGAAAAGGGTAGGCGGGCGTTTACTAAAATTTATTCACTAATGAAAAAATATCCCATAAGCCCAAAAAGGAATAACGGATATTTTTCCCAGGATGATGTTATACTGATTACCTATGGTGATACTTTATATAAAAACGGGGAAAAGCCTCTGTTTACGATTCATGAATTTACCAGTAGATTCTTAGCGGGCACATTTTCACATATACACGTTTTACCCTTTTACCCTTTTTCATCGGATGACGGTTTTTCAGTGATGGATTTTTTTTCGGTAAACCCTACACTGGGTTCCTGGCAGGATATAGACTCAGCCGGGACCGATTTTAAGCTGATGTTTGATCTGGTGCTGAATCATATTTCGGCAAAAAGCAAATGGTTTGAATATTATTTGGAAAAAAAAGAAGGATTTAAAGATTTTGCCATAGAAGTCGATCCGTCCATTGACCTTTCGGCGGTTACCCGGCCCCGCTCTCTTCCCCTTTTAACTGAAGTCAAAAAACAATCGGGCGAAATTGTCCACGTCTGGACCACATTCAGTGCGGACCAGATCGACCTGAACTTTAAAAGTATTGATGTGCTTGAAAAAATGGTTGAGGTGCTTTTATTCTACGTGCATAAAGGAGCAGCCATTATACGGCTGGATGCGATTGCATATTTGTGGAAAGAAACAGGAACAAGCTGTATTCATCTTAAGCAGACCCATGAGGTGGTGAAACTGTTTCGCCTCATACTGGATGAAGTTGCCCCACATGTGATGATACTTACAGAGACCAATGTGCCGCACCATGAAAATATAAGCTATTTTGGCGACGGCGATAATGAGGCGCAAATGGTCTATAACTTTACCCTTCCGCCACTTTTATTGTATTCATTTTTAAAAGAAGATACATCCGTTTTATCTAACTGGGCCAAGGGGTTGGATTTAAAATCCGACAGCAATACTTTTTTTAATTTTACCGCTTCCCATGACGGCATAGGGGTCAGGCCCCTTGAAGGGATATTGCCGGTGGAAGAGATTCACTTTCTTGTTGAAACCATCAAGAACAACGGGGGGAGAGTTTCCTGTAAAAAGAATTCAGATGGTTCCGAAAGCCCTTATGAGTTGAATATCACCTATGTGGATGCACTCTTAAATAGGAAGTTTGATCCAGACAGGTATCACGCCCAAAGGTTTCTGGCATCTCAGGCGATCCAGTATGTTCTTCCCGGGGTGCCTGCCACCTATATTCACAGCCTGATAGGCTCAAGAAATTGGGAAGAGGGAGTCAGGGAAACCGGGGTGGCGAGAGCCATAAACAGGAAAAAATTACGATCGGATGATGTGATATCACAACTGGAAAATTATGACACTTTTCGTTTCAGCATTTTTTATGCTTATATCCATATGATAAAGGTTAGAAAAAAGCAATCCGCCTTTCATCCAAATGCCGGGTTTGACATACTGCATATTGATCCGAGAATCTTTACCATTGCCAGGTATGGCGAAGATCAAACCATATATGCGCTGACCAATATATCATCATTGCAGGTTTCTTGTACATTGAAAAGAGGCGGTGTGCCTCCCTTGATGAAGGATCTTCTAACAGGAGAGATGTTCTCAATAAATTCAATACGACTAAATCCGTATCAGTTTATATGGCTTACCGTTTAA
- a CDS encoding integration host factor subunit alpha, with the protein MALTKNDIVVKIHDLGFTKKHSVDIVESLLEIIKGTLEKGEDVLISGFGKFCVKHKNQRRGRNPATGSDLILRERKVVTFKCSGKLRDKINGN; encoded by the coding sequence ATGGCATTAACCAAGAATGATATTGTTGTTAAAATACACGATCTCGGCTTTACCAAAAAACACTCGGTTGATATCGTCGAATCCCTGTTGGAAATTATTAAAGGTACTCTGGAAAAAGGGGAGGATGTGCTGATTTCCGGATTTGGAAAATTTTGCGTAAAGCACAAGAACCAGCGTCGAGGTCGAAACCCGGCTACAGGTTCAGACTTAATCCTTAGAGAAAGAAAAGTCGTCACATTTAAATGCTCCGGAAAACTCAGAGATAAAATTAACGGCAATTAA
- a CDS encoding aspartate kinase encodes MGLIVQKFGGTSVADINRIHSVAKRVAKTYDQQNDVVVILSAMAGVTDDLIEMANKVTHSPDKRELDVLIATGEQTTAALLSITLQSMNYPAQSLLGYQAEVVTDHTFGNARILEIGANRIKKMLAKRNIVVVAGFQGCDTQGNITTLGRGGSDTSAVAIAAAIKADICEIYTDVDGIFTADPNICKKARKIKEISYDEMLNMASLGAKVLQIRSVGFAKKYNIPLHVRSSFNEEEGTMVVDEDSGMEQLVVSGVTHNKDEARITLKKVPDQPGVAAKIFTPISESGILVDMIIQNTRAGGQTDLTFTVPKADFTKALEIEKKVAEKIGAQDVFGDKNIAKVSVIGVGMKNHSGVASIMFHTLAKENINIIMISTSEIRISCIIEEKYTELAVRVLHTAFGLDKE; translated from the coding sequence ATGGGTTTAATTGTTCAAAAATTCGGTGGCACATCCGTGGCTGACATTAACCGCATTCACAGTGTTGCCAAACGGGTGGCAAAAACCTATGATCAGCAAAATGATGTGGTCGTCATTCTTTCAGCCATGGCAGGGGTTACCGACGATCTTATAGAAATGGCGAATAAAGTCACCCATTCACCCGATAAACGAGAGCTTGACGTGCTGATCGCTACGGGGGAACAAACCACTGCTGCACTTCTATCGATCACCCTGCAATCGATGAACTATCCTGCTCAATCTCTACTCGGATATCAGGCGGAAGTCGTAACCGACCATACCTTTGGTAATGCCCGTATTCTTGAAATTGGGGCAAACCGTATTAAAAAAATGCTAGCCAAAAGAAACATTGTGGTGGTCGCCGGTTTCCAGGGATGTGATACGCAAGGGAATATCACCACCCTCGGTCGGGGCGGTTCAGATACATCTGCCGTGGCCATTGCAGCAGCAATAAAGGCTGATATCTGCGAAATTTATACGGATGTGGATGGAATCTTTACCGCTGATCCCAATATCTGCAAAAAGGCAAGGAAAATAAAAGAAATTTCCTATGATGAAATGCTTAACATGGCAAGCCTTGGTGCCAAAGTCCTTCAAATCCGTTCAGTCGGTTTTGCAAAAAAATACAATATCCCCTTACATGTAAGATCATCATTTAACGAAGAGGAGGGAACCATGGTTGTTGATGAAGACTCCGGTATGGAACAACTTGTTGTATCGGGGGTAACACACAACAAAGATGAAGCCCGCATCACTTTAAAAAAAGTCCCGGATCAACCGGGAGTGGCGGCCAAAATTTTCACCCCGATTTCAGAATCCGGCATTCTTGTCGATATGATTATCCAAAACACTCGAGCCGGCGGGCAGACAGATTTGACATTTACCGTTCCCAAGGCAGATTTTACCAAAGCTCTGGAAATAGAAAAAAAAGTGGCTGAAAAAATTGGTGCTCAGGATGTTTTCGGGGATAAAAATATTGCAAAGGTTTCCGTAATCGGTGTGGGAATGAAAAACCATTCAGGTGTCGCATCCATTATGTTTCACACACTGGCCAAAGAAAATATCAATATCATCATGATCAGTACCTCTGAAATCAGAATTTCCTGCATTATTGAAGAAAAATACACCGAACTTGCCGTTCGAGTTCTCCATACCGCATTCGGACTGGATAAGGAGTAA
- the tsaE gene encoding tRNA (adenosine(37)-N6)-threonylcarbamoyltransferase complex ATPase subunit type 1 TsaE, with translation MELTTHSLDETQSLGKNMGKMLNSGAIFALTGDLGSGKTSFVQGLAKGLDVSEKYYITSPTFTLINEYPGRYRLFHVDLYRIEHFSDLDELGFYDILASDNVIAIEWADRLLDDFTSDYIDMRFEILADESRMINIAAYGGKHNYLIKNLEHSKRYNKRIKWV, from the coding sequence ATGGAACTAACCACACATTCCCTTGACGAAACACAGTCTTTAGGAAAAAATATGGGGAAAATGCTCAATTCAGGAGCTATTTTTGCTCTAACCGGCGATCTGGGCAGCGGGAAGACTTCTTTCGTCCAAGGGCTTGCAAAAGGCCTTGATGTTTCTGAAAAATATTATATAACCAGTCCAACATTTACCTTAATAAACGAATATCCGGGCCGATATCGATTGTTTCATGTCGATCTTTATCGTATAGAACATTTTTCTGATTTAGACGAGTTAGGTTTTTACGACATACTTGCCAGCGATAATGTAATCGCAATTGAATGGGCGGACAGGCTGTTGGATGATTTCACCTCCGATTATATAGATATGAGATTTGAAATTTTAGCTGACGAATCAAGGATGATCAATATAGCTGCATACGGCGGGAAACACAATTATCTGATAAAAAATTTGGAACACAGCAAAAGATATAACAAGAGGATTAAATGGGTTTAA
- a CDS encoding NAD(P)H-hydrate dehydratase, with translation MYLVTAGEIQQMDRQTIESFGIPGRVLMENAGRGATRVIFDQFDDIVHKTVGVLAGRGNNGGDGFVIARYLAQKGSDVTVYLLAQKTRVQGDAAANLKLLAPLNVPVIEIPDEQAFLAHKTGMRHQKIWVDALLGTGLKSDVTGYFKQIIEFINTLGKPVFSVDIPSGLNSDTGQVCGTCIRAQATATFAFAKLGHILLPGAEFTGYLEIIDIGIPDLIAKNIRPKQHLLTLETIRNALKPRAPDYHKGTAGHALVISGSVGKTGAAAMTAMSAMRAGAGLVTLALPQSLNPVLETQVVEAMTCPLPHTQNGRIGESSFNTIMDLLSGKKCLAIGPGLGDAAETKKLVHRIIQESPVTMVIDADGLNHIAGSTEILKKTTAPVILTPHPGEMARLIDSTADLVQKDRITCARRFAEKYNAHVVLKGAKTIIAHPEGHVFINPTGNPGMASGGMGDVLTGIITGLVAQGYSAESATHTGVYLHGAAADTLAEKVGPFGYLATEVMNAIPGQIKLIV, from the coding sequence ATGTACCTAGTTACCGCCGGTGAAATCCAGCAAATGGACCGGCAAACCATTGAATCGTTCGGCATCCCCGGAAGGGTTCTGATGGAAAATGCCGGAAGGGGTGCAACGCGCGTCATTTTTGATCAATTTGATGATATTGTTCATAAAACGGTCGGCGTGCTTGCAGGACGTGGAAACAATGGCGGAGATGGCTTTGTCATTGCCCGTTATCTTGCTCAAAAAGGGTCGGATGTGACGGTATATCTTCTGGCGCAAAAAACCAGGGTTCAAGGCGATGCTGCCGCAAACCTTAAGCTGTTAGCCCCACTTAATGTTCCGGTCATCGAAATACCCGATGAACAGGCTTTTTTGGCACATAAAACAGGTATGCGCCATCAAAAAATCTGGGTGGATGCTTTACTCGGTACCGGTTTGAAATCAGATGTAACAGGATATTTTAAGCAGATCATCGAATTTATAAACACCCTTGGCAAACCTGTTTTTTCGGTAGATATTCCGTCCGGCTTAAATTCTGATACAGGCCAGGTTTGTGGGACGTGCATCCGTGCTCAAGCCACTGCAACTTTTGCATTTGCCAAACTAGGCCATATACTCTTACCGGGAGCAGAGTTCACCGGATACCTTGAGATCATTGATATCGGAATACCTGACCTTATTGCAAAAAATATCAGACCCAAACAACACCTCCTGACATTGGAAACAATTCGCAATGCTTTAAAACCCAGAGCCCCTGATTATCACAAGGGCACTGCGGGTCATGCTCTGGTTATTTCGGGTTCCGTTGGAAAAACCGGAGCCGCTGCCATGACAGCCATGTCTGCCATGCGTGCAGGTGCCGGTCTGGTCACCCTTGCCCTACCGCAAAGCTTAAATCCTGTTTTAGAAACACAGGTTGTTGAAGCAATGACCTGTCCCCTTCCGCATACTCAAAACGGAAGGATCGGTGAATCATCATTTAATACAATTATGGATCTGCTATCCGGAAAAAAATGCCTTGCCATAGGACCGGGTCTTGGAGATGCTGCTGAAACGAAAAAGTTGGTTCATCGAATCATACAGGAAAGCCCGGTAACGATGGTCATTGATGCGGACGGACTGAATCATATAGCCGGCAGCACTGAAATATTAAAAAAAACAACGGCCCCGGTAATTTTAACCCCTCATCCCGGAGAAATGGCCAGGCTGATAGATTCAACTGCCGATTTGGTCCAGAAAGACCGCATCACCTGTGCTCGAAGATTCGCCGAAAAATATAATGCCCATGTTGTACTAAAAGGCGCAAAAACCATCATTGCCCACCCTGAGGGCCATGTATTTATTAACCCCACCGGAAATCCCGGAATGGCATCCGGCGGAATGGGGGATGTTCTTACCGGAATTATTACTGGCCTGGTTGCCCAGGGATATTCAGCCGAATCTGCCACTCACACAGGGGTATACCTCCATGGTGCAGCCGCTGACACGCTTGCGGAAAAAGTCGGGCCTTTCGGTTATCTGGCAACTGAAGTCATGAACGCCATACCCGGTCAAATCAAATTGATTGTTTAA